tacataaatatactatttataacattttgaaaattttgagtaCATTTCATaaagttgttgttgaagtgttAATAAATAtacacaagaaagaaaaaatttagtCTCACGGTGCCTTTCGCTTTCAATGGGGCAATGATTAATAATATGTACAAATAAAATGTCGTATGCCATTACGTCACACAGCTATTTACCTTATACCTTTGAGTATTGCAATAAAACTATTTTGTTGACAATTGAGTTCTAGAAGCACGCATTTTTTTCAGGAAAAAACACAGACGTCAATAATCAGAGATTTTCAACAAAAAACTGATAGAACTTACTCTGCTGTAAATAACTACGTTGGTAAAAATAACCTACCGATCCTATCTTCGTTTCAACCTCGCCCTTTACTTTTAAGGCTATGTCATCCTAAGGTGTTACTAAATGAATGAATCTTATCAACATCCGTAATTTCAGATAGTTTCAGTCGGTTGACTAAATTAAAAACTTTGCAGCATTTTCTGACAATCTCCTggaaaatgaaggttaaataaCTGATGGAGTCCGTCACCGGTCAGCACTCATAAATGAAAAATCCATGACTATAGCTACTTCATGATCTTGTTTTCTCAAGTTGTCAAGTTCATGGTTTGTTAAATTCTCATAGCTAGACATGGAAGAAGTCGAAATATCGGAATTTCGTACTTCTGTTGGATCCTCGTTGTCTCCTGTTTGAGTTTGTGTCATGGAAGATTTAGAAAACTCAGAATTTTGTGCTTTTCTTGGATTCTCGCTATCTCCTGATTGAGCTTGTGTCATGGAAGATTtagaaaaattggaatttcgtaCTTCTTGTCAGATCCTCCCTGTCACCTGATTGAGCCTGTATTTCTTCAGTGTAATGACTTTGAAGTCTCTGAGAATTGAACAAAAGTAAACAGAAGTAAGACTTGAAAATATTGAGTACCTTTCCTAAAGTAGTTGTTgaggtgtgtatatatacacaagaaagaaaaaatttactCTCAGAACTCTGTTCCTTTAGCTTTCAATAGGAGGCAATGATTAATAATATGTACAAAAAATATATCGTATATCATTACGTCATGAAACTTGTTTTATCTTGTGAGACACAATGTCCATTTGTTTGAgtggggattttttttttttttttttttttttttttgacgttGTTGAGTTCTAGAAGCACACAATTTTTCGAGGATTAGCCTCTAtcgattaattaaattaaaaattcagCAGTATTTTCTGAAAACCTACTGGAAAAAGAAGGTTAAATAACAAACAGAGTCGGTCGGGGGTTACTCAGATGGTAAGTGCCCTTCATTTTCAAGCCGAAAGGTTGCGAgttcgagaaaaaaaaaaaaaaaaaaaaaaaaaaagagtcagcCAACACGACtaaacaagaaaatatttttttaaaagaaaaaatcgaTGGTAATTGTCATTTATTTCAACATAATTAATCAGTATTATAAAATAACCGACAGACACATTGGTTATAAAAATTAGTTACGAGATTGACATGAAAGTTTTATGACGTTATAcattaaatatgtaaaaaaaaaaaaattaaaaatccaaCTAGTATATTATAGTGCAACTCGCATAATGAGTGTTGTGAGGTAGGGTTGTTAAAAATTGAACCGTTACCGATAATCCAACTGCAAAAATTGCTTATAGGTATTGGGTTATCGGATTAGCAGTTGGGGAATGGATTAGAATTTTATAATTAACGGCTTATCGGTGCGGGGGCGGattgcttaatttttttatggGGTAAACCGTTAACCAAGAATTTATCATGTTTATATTTTTAtctaaacatataaaatttatattttataaacctAAAGCACAAGTCAAAGCTAAACCCCAAACCTAGTTCTTACTCTTTAGGAAATAGCCCAAATTTCCCTAAAGAGCAGCCACTACGAGAGTTTTGCAAAAGGCAAACAAATCAGAAATAATTACCTAGGATGCCTTTTCTTttacatctttcttcattcgTCTATGTTCTGTTTTGGTACAACTTGCAACTTGCATAATGAATGTTGTGAAGGCAAAAGGGAAAGGCTAGCAAATCTGAATCTTTGAAAATGTGTGTTTAATTATACCTTAAGCAAAAGACAGTGGAGAAATTAACTAATTGTAATACATGTCTTAATAATCCTCTTTTTTCACCTGTCTATTTTACCCACCCACGAACTCCTATTGGCAGACAAATTACTGTGAATTCAACCGAATTCACTGCTTTTAACTTGAACCATGTTCATACGTGCAGGGGTGaatttaaaacttaattttAACGGATTCAACCTTTAAGATTTTAGTACTGAATTTATTGTACTTTTAATATTATAGgtttaatataatatttgttGAAATTAACGAGTTTTCACATGACCTATGCTCCGCAACGACTGAATAACATCGTTGAAGAACTACATCTGCCACTATGTACATGTTACTATGTAACTATGCCTCAGTCTCAAACAAGTtgggtcggctatatgaatcttcGTTGATCATATTTCTCCATTTAAATTCATCTCACACCAACGATATACAAAAtaaactttgattttttttttataaccaagAAATCCTCGAGTGTTAGTTGCACACGATTTGAAACTCAATGGATAATAGACCTGCTCCTTTatccttctccacttaaatatcaGACTTTTATCCGCGAGTTTGAACTCGTAAACCAAGAAATCACAAGTTGCGCTCCTACAATTAAACCAAGAAAAGCATGCCTTACAAACATATTGTCACAAGAATTTTGGAGTCTTGCACAATTGCAAGAAAGTTCACATCAAACGACTTGGCCTCAGCCCAAAAGAAAACAGACAAGCACAAAAGCTtagaagaagaaacaaatatgTCTTGATATAAGAAAAAAGCAAAAACTACTTTATTTGCAAAAGATTTGAAGTATTGCGTGCGTACTTTTTCATCATTAGTGTACTTTAACATGTTACGTTATACATGTACTATTTTTTCTAAGTTATCAATTAATCTTATTAAATGACATTAGCTACAATTACCTTTTAAGTGACCTGATTTTTTGGATATCTTTTTACAACCGATAATGCATAGAACTGACCTCTCGAAGTGATcttctataacaacatttcactataataaccaacttttatttcaaaccgatttttcatgttatttacctatctataacaacatttttcatgttataaCAACCCTTTATGTCGTCTCTAGAAGCTCTTTACTTGAGCCAGTCTTTGCCTAAATAGAAAGAAGTTTTGGTTTCCAGGATTCAAATGggagattttttttatattcaaatttaaccaaTATGACGCTTATAATTTTTTGGTCATGTCTAGCATGTTCAGTAGGCTTAGCTACCACTCACTACTACTGGTTTAATTAAGTTACCATTTTCATTCTGTCTCCAGAGTTATCAAAAATTTTAATGATTGATTATATCAAACATGTTAAACTCCATcgatatactaaataaaaaatactgACTAGAGACCATACATCTgcataatttgtttgatttatttttgGGAAGTGCACCATCACATGTATGGCTCATAAATTAAGTCATATATAACCATATGCTTATGTTTTATATTGTCAAGCGGCGAAGTACCttttgtcaccttgttcaattgacTTGATGTGCCACCACATTTCATTACCATCAATCAGGCCATATGTAGAGGGTATGATTACGGTATAGGAATAGATATAGATTCATCTAAATCCAGTAGCTTTGGCTTGATAAGTACAAAAATTGATTTCAAGCCCCAAATGGTTCCAGTAGAATTTCGAACTCGAACTCATAAAGTTCAAATCCACCTCTGCCATCAATTACTATATTACCTTGTGGTATCAAGTGGAATAGTCGATATGTACACTAGTCGATTCGGTCAAAACATAGACGGGAATGGGTAGCTAGATTTCTTGTCATAAATGTTGCATGAAATCCAAAAAATGATACAACATTTTTCCCCTACCTTGTAGGTAATATAAATATTCAAGATGTTCAATACTAGTCTTAATAACTGTACCTAGCTAACGTTCACGAATTTAGACATCATATAGTATCCTCTTTCGCTGATTTATACAACCAAAATAACAAGCGAAAATgctgaaaaagaagaaaacaaaatgtAAAAGATGAacttctcatgatgtgtatagTCTGCCCGGATGTGTCGTAACAGGTAAACCCCGGAAGGCTTTTCTCATCCCTGTTAGGGTAAACGCCAACCCTCTCTCCTCTCTACAATAGCGATATGTAGTGTATATCGTCATTCAATAAGGGAGATGCAAAGAGCAACAGCCATCCCTGATACCAGCGAGATAAGTTGGACTAATGTATTCACCAACGTCGTCCTCCCACTATTATTCATTTCAGCCAACACTCCAGCAACCGAAATGTAGATGAAGCCGCCAGCAGTAAACCCCTGCAAGATTAtaagcccgtttggattagctgattGTATACCTGATAAGTTTAAAAGTGTTGAAAGCATTTTAAGTGCTGAAAACTGAGTTCATAAATAAGtatgtgtttggataaaagtgttgAAATTGAAAATAAGCAGTTGATGTGTTTGGCAAAAAAGTATTGATAAGCTGTTATTTTGTTAAAATGACTAAGATACTGTTAAAACTTTTCCAAGAATTATAAATTTAAAGTACCTTTGTATAGAAAAGGAGGGCCGACGGATATGGGGTGAAGAGGAAGTGCGGCAGTTTGTTTTGTGAAAGGTATTttgtgaattaaaaaaaaaaattaaggataaAAGAAAACTTGGTCAAACTATAAGTGTTTATAAGCTGAAAAGCCGTAAGTTTGGGACTAACTTATGACTAATTTTGGCCTATAAACACTTGAGACTTATAAACCAAAAAGTGTTTATAAGCCAGtttgaccagcttataagcttaaCCCCCTCTGTATTAGAAACAAGAGAGGCACTCTTCTATGAACTCAACAAAAGTATCTGACCGATAGCTTGAATAAGAATCTCACCTCAATCAATGACGAATGACTAGCATCTTGTCCCAATGTCAATGCCTAAATGGCATAACAAAATTTTGGTTCAATCAAATGCGATAAGAATAGCAAAATCTTGGCTCATGCCAACAGATTAATACTAACCAGTGCAGTTCCCGCTAGTGCCACTAGTGCAGATAAGAAGTTAAAGAAGAGGGCTTTGGAGACACTGAACCCAGACCTCACCAAGATTCCAAAGTCACCTATCTGCATAGCAAGCACATAATAAGTTTTTAGGGATCATTACATTCACATGAGAATGACCATAAAGTCACagattcaaaaaagaaaaagaatgtcaTTCCCCAAGATACGGCAGATCACAGATGTgcgatactccctccgtcccaatttatgtgaaggtgtttgattggacatggagtttaagaatgaaagggaaaCTTTTTAACCTTGTGGTTTAAAGGAagttatagatatttgtgtggctataaatcatctcattaagcataaaatgagaagtttaatgtcaaattgttactaaatatagaaaggcctcattctttttgggactgattaaaaaggaaaaagtgtcacataaattggggcgGGAGGGAGTATGGGATATGAGATGAAGATAATTTATCTTGAGTGGCTTGCTAAGCTAAAATGACCAATTGAGCTAACAGATACTAGTTCTTACACGAGCTCAAAGATGCATACAGAAGTTTAGACATATCATAGACTGATAATCAGAAGTGACTACTGCAATCACATTTTACTTGATTGAACTTGCTGATTCAAAAAGAGAGAGCAACTTCTGGCAGTTAACATGCAGCCGCTTATATGGGCAATCAATTAAAAACATGCAACAGCATTAACATGTAAATGTAGAAATACTAGAaagaaatatataataatacCTCTTGAGGAAGCTCATGAGCGAGAAGAAACAAAGTTCTTGACCACCCACCAACTGATCCATAAAGGAGGAACGCACTTCCCAGTGCCATCCCATCAGTAAAATTATGCTGTAACATAAACATAAATTCTCTCAATCTAAATGTTCATCAGCCAGATATGTCCATCATAAACAGAGATGAAGGCTTATGTAGCACATACGACACCATCAGAGAAGAGGTTGAGATAACCAAAGACAAGGCTTGACCGTGGTTTAGCCGGTTCCTCTCCAATTGATCCAGAATCGGTAGACCCATTTGGAGCATCTAAAGCAGTATTGTCTTCCGCAGCACCAGAGCCAGTTTTCCTCTGCCATAGCTAGCATATGAGATAATAGAAATAACAAATAACTTCGGACAAATAGATATTTCAATGACTGCATaactttttaaaatcttttcaATGGCTGCAAAGACGAACTGTTAAAAGAGATTTTCAATCTGGGAACAGATACACTGCAGAATTATTATAATAGATAAAAGATACATTAAACCTAGGGTGTGTTtagtatggaggaaaatattttctagaaaatgttttccaatatTCCAATGTTTGATTGGTCGAGTGTTTTGGAAATCactttctctaggaaaacaagttccttaaaataAGGAATGACTTCCCTAGTGCGAGTGGGGAAAATAAATTCCATAAGTGGCATTCCAAGCTCATTATCCCCTCACCACCCTCCAATgcccccaacccccaccccttgacagccccaccccacccccataGTGTTTTCTTGTATTAAATATAAACGCTCTTGATAATATGTTTTTGCTTGCTTACCGAacattagaaaataaataagaatatcacTTATTTTCCTTGTACCAACACACCCTATTCTTACTCAATCTGATACCATATCAGAACAAGCAGCAAAAGTCAACTTGTATCTGATGTTAAGTAGTTCATTAGTTACAAAAGTAGGAATTGGTGGTTAGAGAATTTTACGATGCaaagaatttattttatgaAACTTCTAATGAGCGTGTGATAAATGAAATTTAGGCCAAGTTTAATATGACCAATTTAAGCTGCAAAATTTTTACAACATTTAAGGTATGCAACTAGCAAATAGCAATTGCCTATTAGTGGACAATTCTGTATGAAAAGATCGTAGTACAAGTCAAGTATGAAGTGTGGAAAGTAACAGTACAACAACAATTACACTGAAAAAGCTGTGTGGTTAGTGCCTCACAGCATGTTATGTTGAGGAAAGGGTCATAGGATACTCTAATTTCTGAATAAATATTCTTCGTTTCCAGTACTTGTTTGCTTTAGTATAACGTGAAAGTTCAGAAATGTAGATCATCCTAACAAGAAAATACACTTTACTGGATCTCAGCCTGGCAAAATATGGAGCAGCAAATTATGGGGCATGTCCTGATTTACCTTTCGGAGAATAGctccttcacttgatttctcCCCACTGGGAGAGTCAGCAGACACTCCATCCACTCCACTTCCTCCAGCTGTCTTTTCTGATAGGCTTCCGCTCTTCTCCTGAGACAGTTCCTGGAGATTGTCATTAGCATCAGTGTCATCCTTCAATTTTGTGATGTGTgtatgacgatgatgatgatgatgatgaccaTGACTCCATTCATCGACTCCTCCAGAAAATTCTTCGACATACCTCACGAGCTTCTCAACAATAAGAAAGAGCACAATTCCAGCTGGCAAAACAAAAGTATCAGGAAACATTCAGCAGGGTGGCAACAGCAGAAGTACAGTCAATGACATTACCAGAAGTGAATCAAATCTCAGGCACTTAAAAGATGAATGTTTAGTACAAGTTAGAAAGCACAAAATAGGAGATATCTGAAGAAATCAAAATACAGTAGAAGGAAGTTAATCCAATTTGTGAAGATAAGAATTCACGCCCTCCCGTCAGAAAAGATAAAAGAGACCACCCCTCCAAAATGATGAAgacttttgagttttttttttttttttttttttttgataggtTGACCTTTGAGTTATATTTTTGTCCTTGAGGTTTACGATTGGATGTTCATATCCTTT
Above is a genomic segment from Lycium ferocissimum isolate CSIRO_LF1 unplaced genomic scaffold, AGI_CSIRO_Lferr_CH_V1 ctg640, whole genome shotgun sequence containing:
- the LOC132045279 gene encoding IAA-alanine resistance protein 1 encodes the protein MSTLVKKICFFLIIATTLGVVIFGSNVEAKVLEDSHHQCNHGHGHVHEGHGHHHHGVSDVKERKLLEELAEEEDLKLYGFGSHDDMDGHHHHHHTPNGAKDLTGLALWVKAMGCSLLVSLASLICLIILPLIFIKGKPSKTVVDSLALFGAGAMLGDAFLHQLPHAFGGGHSHSHDDHDHLHDHSSQSHAHSLEDLSVGLSILAGIVLFLIVEKLVRYVEEFSGGVDEWSHGHHHHHHRHTHITKLKDDTDANDNLQELSQEKSGSLSEKTAGGSGVDGVSADSPSGEKSSEGAILRKRKTGSGAAEDNTALDAPNGSTDSGSIGEEPAKPRSSLVFGYLNLFSDGVHNFTDGMALGSAFLLYGSVGGWSRTLFLLAHELPQEIGDFGILVRSGFSVSKALFFNFLSALVALAGTALALTLGQDASHSSLIEGFTAGGFIYISVAGVLAEMNNSGRTTLVNTLVQLISLVSGMAVALCISLIE